The sequence TTGTCGCTCAACTTAACAACTCTAGCAGGTAAAGCCGGCTCATTATTCTCGGGTTCATGTCCGCATTCAATGGCTTTATTGTTCCGGTAACGTTGCAACTGTCCACCCCATAAACCACCGAAATACATGTAAAAAGAACCATCATTATCAGCAAGAACACAGGGGTCAATGGAATAACTGCCCTTAATCGGCGCATCCAACGGAATAAAAGGGCCTTCAGGAGTCGAACTTATGGCAACGCCTATACGGAATATATCGGTTTTATCTTTTAGAGGAAAATAAAGATAATATTTCCCGTTTTTAAAGGCAACATCGCAATCCCACAACTGACGACCGGCCCATGGAATATCTTTCACATCAAGAGCAACCCCATAGTCTGTAACCTTGCCCTCAATGTCTTCCATAGAAAAAACATGATAATCGCGCATATCAAAATGATCGCCGTTATCATTTTCGGGTATCCCCGATTCAATATCATGCGAAGGATAAATATATAACTTACCGTTAAAGACATGCACAGCAGGGTCGGCTGTATATATATGATCTATTAAATATCTTGGTTCATTCATTTATTTGAATTTTACAAATTAGAAA comes from Bacteroidota bacterium and encodes:
- a CDS encoding glycoside hydrolase family 43 protein; the protein is MNEPRYLIDHIYTADPAVHVFNGKLYIYPSHDIESGIPENDNGDHFDMRDYHVFSMEDIEGKVTDYGVALDVKDIPWAGRQLWDCDVAFKNGKYYLYFPLKDKTDIFRIGVAISSTPEGPFIPLDAPIKGSYSIDPCVLADNDGSFYMYFGGLWGGQLQRYRNNKAIECGHEPENNEPALPARVVKLSDNMVDFSESPRDVIILDENGEVLKAGDHERRFFEASWIHKYQGKYYYSYSTGNTHKLCYAIGDNPYGPFTYKGVILTPVVGWTTHHSIVEFKGKWYLFHHDCVPSGGKTWLRSLKVVELEYNPDGTIKTIEGGGQ